The genomic region GGCGTTGTCCGCGGAGGTCGGCGAGCTGACCGACCTCTTCCAGTGGCTGACGCCGGAGGAGGCGAAGGACGCGATGAGCGACCCCGAGCTCGCCTGGAACGTCAGGGACGAGCTCGCGGATGTGATGCACTACCTGACCAGGCTGGCCGACAAGCTCGGCGTCGACCTCGTCGAGGCCGCGTTCGCGAAGATCGAGCGCAACGAGCGGCGGTTCCCCACCGGCAGCCTGGTTCCCGTCCCGATCGACGACGTCGCTGCGAAGGGTGAGTTGTGAGCCTGCAGAACGCACAGGTCCTGCACGTGCACCAGAAGGTCACGTTCATGATCAACCGGTATGAGGTGTTCGTCGACAACGGCGGCAAGCCCGGCGAGCTGGTCGGCTTCGCCGAGCAGAAGCGGTTCAAGATCAAGGAACGGATCACGGTCTACACCGACTCGTCGAAGAGCCGGGTGCTGTTCGAGTTCAACGCGCGCAAGGTGATCGACCTCGGCAGCGGCTACGAGGTGACCGACGCGGAGGGCCGGCGGATCGGCCTGTTCCGCAAGAACTTCGCGAAGTCACTGCTGCGCTCGACCTGGCACGTGGAGCAGCCCGGCTGGGGCACGTCGTCGGGTGCCGAGCGCAACAAGTTCCTCGCCGGCTTCCGGCGGCTGTGGGGCTGGATTCCGTACATCGGTGAAGCGCCGTTCCCCATGCGGTACCACTTCGACTTCACGCAGGAGAACGGCGCCCCCGTGTTCAGCGTCGACAAGAAGACCTGGATCCGCGACCACTACCTGGTGCAGATCCAGGATCCTGGCGTCGACCGCCGGCTGGTCATCGCCCAAGCCGTGGCGCTCGACGCGCTGCAGTCCCGCTAGAGGTACGTCAGCAGGATGAGGATCAGGCACACCAGCAGCACGACGCCGAGCACTGCGGGCAGGAGCGACTGCGAGGACGGCGCGGGCTCGCGGGCGTGCCTGCCCCGCCTCCTGCGCGCTCGCCACCGCAATGGTGCCTCCCCTGCCCACTGACCTTTCATGACGATCACGGTAGGGAGGGACGACCCCGGCTTGACGATCGTCACCCGCACGCCTTGAGCACATCACCCGGTCGGCCGCCCAGGGCGCACAAAAATGCAGAACAACACAAAAAAGCCCTGCGGGGAGCGCTTGTGGCGCTCAACCCGCAGGGCAAATTAAGTTCGGCGGCGACCTACTCTCCCACACCGTAACCAGTGCAGTACCATCGGCGCAGAAGGGCTTAACTACCGGGTTCGGAATGGGACCGGGTGTTTCCCCAACGCTATAACCACCGAAACACTATGAAATTACAACCAGCAACCCCGCAAGGGATTGCGACCGGTTCTGGTTGTTCTTCCAGAACCGCACAGTGGATGCGTAGCGTCTTTGTAACAAGTCCTCGGCCTATTAGTACCAGTCAGCTCCAACCGTTACCGGTCTTCCACCTCTGGCCTATCAACCCAGTGGTCTAGCTGGGGGCCTTAACCCACGAAGGGTGGGATACCTCATCTTGGAACGAGCTTCCCGCTTAGATGCCTTCAGCGGTTATCCCTTCCGAACGTAGCCAACCAGCAATGCTCTTGGCAGAACAACTGGCACACCAGCGGTCCGTCCGTCCCGGTCCTCTCGTACTAGGGACAGCCTTCCTCAAGTATCCTACGCGCGCGGCGGATAGGGACCGAACTGTCTCACGACGTTCTAAACCCAGCTCGCGTACCGCTTTAATGGGCGAACAGCCCAACCCTTGGGACCTACTCCAGCCCCAGGATGCGACGAGCCGACATCGAGGTGCCAAACCATGCCGTCGATATGGACTCTTGGGCAAGATCAGCCTGTTATCCCCGGGGTACCTTTTATCCGTTGAGCGACCACGCTTCCACAAGCCATGGCCGGATCACTAGTTCCGACTTTCGTCCCTGCTCGACCCGTCAGTCTCACAGTCAAGCTCCCTTGTGCACTTGCACTCGACACCTGATTGCCAACCAGGCTGAGGGAACCTTTGAGCGCCTCCGTTACTCTTTGGGAGGCAACCGCCCCAGTTAAACTACCCACCAGGCACTGTCCCTGATCCGGATCACGGACCGAGGTTAGACATCCAATACGACCAGAGTGGTATTTCAACGATGACTCCACAACCACTGGCGTGGCCGCTTCACAGTCTCCCACCTATCCTACACAAGCCGAATCGAACACCAATACCAAGCTATAGTAAAGGTCCCGGGGTCTTTCCGTCCTGCCGCGCGTAACGAGCATCTTTACTCGTAATGCAATTTCGCCGGGCCTGCGGTTGAGACAGTCGAGAAGTCGTTACGCCATTCGTGCAGGTCGGAACTTACCCGACAAGGAATTTCGCTACCTTAGGATGGTTATAGTTACCACCGCCGTTTACTGGCGCTTAAGTTCTCAGCTTCGCCCTTGCGGACTAACCGGTCCCCTTAACGTTCCAGCACCGGGCAGGCGTCAGTCCATATACATCGTCTTGCGACTTCGCA from Lentzea guizhouensis harbors:
- a CDS encoding nucleotide pyrophosphohydrolase; this encodes MSQRDLVDLRDALRAFAAARDWDSYHTPKNLVMALSAEVGELTDLFQWLTPEEAKDAMSDPELAWNVRDELADVMHYLTRLADKLGVDLVEAAFAKIERNERRFPTGSLVPVPIDDVAAKGEL